The DNA sequence CTTTTATATAAAAAGAGGACGCTGAATTATATATAGGAAGATTTCTTTTCCTAGACATAATCAACGCCCTCTAAATGTGGACTATTACTTTCATTATTTTTTATTTATCCTTTTAATACGGTATGTGAAATTTTTATCTTAGGTTCCTCTTTTTTAACTGTTCACTTATATAGCTTGGATCTCGTATACCAAGTTCTTTTGCTATCTGTACATTCGTCATACCCATCTCTTGCATTATTAACGTTTTCTCACATAATACATCCCATTCTGCTTTTGTTCTCCGTTTCGGCTGATCTGCTACATAGGTTCCTCCTAAAGCAGTACCTAATTTATTTATCTGTTTACCTATTACACAATTATGTAAACAATAACTAGGTTTATATAGGTGCTCACATCCATTACAATGTTGGTCCTGTAAATTTATTATCTTTATGCGTACAGTTCTTTTATCGATACCTTTTGTTTGTTCCATCAGCTGCAAAGTGGCCAATCTAATTTATCTACATGTACCAGGTAATCTACGAGAGCGCGATCAGTTCTTTCTACTACATACGCATGTTGTTCAAATTCTTCTCTTGGAATGGATTTACGGCCACCATCATATAGCATAGCTTCATAGTATTCTGCTACTAATGAAACCGGAACGAAATAGATAATATGATCTGTTCTAAATTCTATTAAAAAGAAACAAATAGACCCATGCGCTTGCGTATCATTTAAATAATCGATTTGGTGTCTACTTATACTATCTAATGGAAATCTTTTTGTTTCTTTTGTAGACTTTGCTTCAAAGTAAACTGCTCTTCCCTTATATACACCATCGTAATCTACAGTAGATTTACTTCCCCATGCACTTTTGGTTATTTCACCTTTTTTATTCGTTTTTATAACTTTCACTGGTGTTGGACGTTTATTAAAAATACCTACATTTGCTGACTTATACATACGACAAGTAATGTTTAATAAATGTTCAAATGCCATTCCTCTATTTCCGTAACCCATGCTGCTTCCTCTCTTCCCTTTATATAAAATGAAATTTTTGTTCTAATTAAACAAGCTCATTTGCTCTGTTCTAAAATTCATAAATAATATTTCTTCTGATTCACATACAACTCCGGATCCGCCAACAACTTGCTTATGAGCTTTGAATGTTTCTCTTTCCCAATTCGGATAGAGTTCATGTAATAGCGGATCATCGTAATAAGATAAAATAACTTTCCCGTTTACTTTGTTTAATAAGCTGGCTAAATCTATATGATCCTGCTTTGAGAATCCTCCAGCGTAGAACTTTTCACGACCGATATATGGAGGATCGACATAAAATAATGTCTCTTTGCTATCGTACTTCTCAATGATGCTTCTAAAATCTAATTGCTCTATCATTGTGCCCTGCATTCTCTTAGCAAATGATTCAATGATTGAGCAAGCACCAAAATATCCTCTTGCTGGATTTTGATTGCTTTTCGTACTGTTTCTCCAACCCGTCTGAGGTACTTCGTCAGCATTCCCTTTTGATATACCTGACCTATTGAGATAAAACCAACGAACCGCTTTTTCGAATGGATCTCGAGGTAAATGCTCTTTCTTCCAGCTTTCATACAGTTGCCTGCTATACGGTAATGATTCACAAGCTTTTTGTAACTCTTTTGGTTTACTCCTTGCTACAAGTAAAAAATTAACAACATTACCATCAATATCGTTATAAACTTCATGGCCAATTGGTGGCTTTTGTGAAATTACATGGGCAGCACCACCAAATGGCTCCACATACACCTTATGAGCTGGCATCTTATTAATTATGTGTTCTGCATACTTTCCTTTTCCTCCAAACCAAATCAAAGGACTTCTGGCCATGTTCTTTTACTCTCCTCTCACTTAGGGTTATATAGCATCCCTTTTTCTTTTAAACTCTTATAGTTATCTTTACTTCTAATTCCGCATCTAACACATCCCCAATACCCTTTTCGATATTTGAGAACGTGTCCTTTCTTTCTACATTTCATCCTAAAAGGAAACTTCAAAAATAGGTTTAACAGTTGCAATATCAATTCACCTTTTCTAATAAAATGAAGTTTTTGTTTGAATTACCCTTGATACTTTTTAAATAACTCAGCCATTGACATATTGTTGTATTTCGCCAAGTCCTTCGTTACGGCACATACATTACGGAAAGCTGTGCAACCCACTCCAACATCGAGGTATTCTAGTAGATCCACATACCAATCATTTCGATATGTTTCTTCATCATCGTTTATTGTTTCTACCCAGCATACTAATTCTTGGTGGTTGACTTCAGCTTTGTCGGTAGGAATCGGTTGATTACTTCCTGTATCCCAGCGCCATCCCCCATTTTTCCAATGACCATCATCTGCATCCCTATTATCCGCATCATCACTAAACTTTTGAAAATCTTCATCCGAAACTTCATATACTTGGTACGATGTATTTTCATCACCATATGTTCTCTTTGCATTAACCCCTAATCTTTTTAAATCTTCAGTTATGTCACCTTGTACTAAAATTTCTTCCATTACTTATCATCCTCTTTCTTATATTCTCTTAATTTTTCTTGCATTTCCCAGATACCAGAATGAACTTTCTTAATTTCTTTTTTCAATTCTTCTGGAACCTCTTCCACAAGTTCCAACACTGTATTTGCCCAGCTCATAAATTGAGAGACATTTCCCATATAAGCTAGTGCTTGGAATAGATAATCATCTTCTTTTCCAATTGCTTTTAAATTCGCTAAGTTTGGACGATGATCTAAAACATTATCGGAGAATTCTACTGGTTCTTCATTTACTACTTTTGTTAAATGAATTACCCCAATTTCTTCATATGGCTGCATATTATAACCGCGTTCATCTAAGAACTGGACAACTACATTCTTTTCTTTCCAAGCATTATCACCTTGACCGAATTTAATTGTTACTGTATTCATTTTCATTCTCCTTTTCTAATAAAATAGCGTTTTTGTTCAAATTCTTTCTTCTTTTAACTCATACTGCAATTGCTGATTCTCTTCCCGTAATAATGTAATTTCTTCAACCAGACGTGGCACTGAATGAAAAACATTTAAAATGTTATCTAAGTTTTCTAAAACGAAATCTTCATCATCGTATTTATCCATTAAATCGTTGTACATTTCTATTGTGAGTCTAAGATCATTAAGTTCTTGTAACTTTTTCAAATCCATCTCTCATTCTCCCTTTCTATTCAAATAACGATTTTGTTTAGTTTACAAATACACAGTCATCTTTACTTACCCACCCATGCTTCCAGCCAGCTTGTTCGATCGTTGTTCTAACAATTAAGTTATCTTTATTTCGACTGCACTCACTTTGAACAATGAATTTTTCACCAATTTTATCGTTGTACCAATTCTGCCTGCTATCAGAAGAGATTATTTTTATTTCCTTCCCTTGAAATACAGTCATTGATCCACCACTTTCTATTCAAATAAAGATTTTCTAAATTTCTTGCACCTCTACTTCACAATCATTATCTTCACTTACCACATGAATATGAATAGCATCAAAGATTCTCCGATCATCTTCAGAAACCCCAATTGGCGGCTTTCCTTTTTCTAAAGGGATGCCATATCCTTCAATACATTCATGGCCGAATCTAGCTCTATACTGAGCAATCATTTCTGCATGCCCCTTTAAATCTTCAATATCGTAAAAGTTATTTTTAAAGTTTTCTAACCAGCTTACATCCATTTTGGTTTCATCTAATGCAATAGTGAATTTATCTACACGAGTTACTGTACACACAAACTTTTTCATCTTAATTCCCCTTTTTATAAAAAAATTTTGTTATAAATCTTCTTCAATTTCATCCAATAATTTTATGATTTCGTTAACATCAATATCTAAAATTCCCAGAACCTCTGCTAACGAATACCATTCTTTTTCTCCGCTCAATAGGATCACCTATTTTCTATTAAAATAAGAATTTTGTTTAGTTTTGAACTTCTAAAAAATGATTTTCAAAGAATGTATTATTTGCCCCTTCATAACAATGTTTAATAATATGGCGGTCATTAAAATCATTAGTAGCTCGTAATACTTTAACTGGTGTCCACGGATCTTCTAAGGTCGTTGTATGATGCCTTGCTTTATACAATTTCCCTTTTGTAAAAACTCTCTTACCGGAATACTTACCGTATTTTTCGTTCGTATTCATAACCACATCTTTGGTACAAATTACTTTCATCTTTTGTTCTTCCTTTCTATTCAATTAACTGACCATATTCATCAATTTTTATTTCTCCAGATTCTATCTTTTTATAGAATTCATAAAATTCATCAGCAACCCCCAACAAGAAAGATTGATCGTCAAGGGTTGTGTAAAGCTGACTAATAATAAACAGACGATAAATCCTGTGCCACTCTTTTATAGCTATATGTTCGTCCATCTACACCACTCCATAAAATAACTATTTTGTTTGATTTCCCAAGATTTCCTAACATTAAATCCTTAAATTGCGATATAATAAAATATATAGTTACAACATTTTATTATTAGGAGGTCTAATTATGTCTTTTGCAGCATGGAGTATACTCTTACCAACTTTAATCGGTGCAATGTCCGGTGCTATTTTCGGTATAATTTCTTCTCGAAATAAGAGCAAAAATCCAAATTAAAAGCTTAATAATAAGATTTAATAACTACTTTATTGGCAGCTGATTCATCCTTGAATTTTCAGCTGCCATTTTCTATTCTAATAACGCTTTTGTTAAGTTTTATTTAGAGTTTACTTCCCCTGTTCCGTTACACTCATCACATTCCCAAAACTTCATAGCGCCCCAGTCCAAACCAACACCTTTTCCGTCACACTGATAGCATCTTTCACAGTTTTGTTTAACCTCAATTGTATTTGCACAATCTTCTAAGTTACTAGCAAGGTAATAAGCATCATCTACATGTTGTGAATTGATTGTAATTGTATGTGTTTCATTAATGATTGTTATCTTGCCACCTTTTATACCATCTTCATTTTCTTTTAGTTCGTCCACTTTTATATCCATATCCATTCCCCTTTTCTACAAAATTCAAATTTGATAATATTTTTGCTTAGCACCGTGCACTATAGCAGCACGATACAAAAAATTTCTAACAATATACAAAGCTTCATATTCATCTTTTGCATTTATATCTACATTTAGCGTCCCTTCCATTGGCGGTAGTTCATAAGTAACAACAAATGTATACATATCAATATCCGCTCGCTTGGCGTTCAAAGTTTTCCTTATTCTTCTCCTTGTAGGCCTGTACAACATCTTCAAATTTATAACCGTATAAATAGCAAAGACGGAAGAAAATACCGAACGCTTTATGTAAATGAGTTAATGCTACACTTAAATTTCTAAATTCACACCATGCACGTTTAGCTGATAATATATCCTGCATATACCATTCAAAAAGCCTGTTTACATTCAACACGTTTTTCTTCATGATGTATTGTTTCGAAAATCCAGATACGAGTTTTCTTTTTAATGTATGACGATCTAATTCAATTACGATGTTCATTAGAAAGTGGAATCCATCAACTAACTCTTCCAATAGACCATCCTTTGGTGTTCCAAATCCTGTGCTCCACATTTTAAAGGCCCTTGTTTCGTTCCAGGCTTCACCAATTTCAACCATTAACCCGCGGAACAGCATATCTAACTTATCGTTACCCTTATATCCGATTCGCTTATCTAGTTCTTTCTGCATTTTGAACAACTCTGTAATATCAAAAGTCTGCTGCGTTTCTTCTGGAGTAATTACATATAGGTTTGTTGTGTGTCTCATAATGCATAAGCCCCTTTACGATAATCTTTAATAATTTCACCCTCATCATTGAAATAAACAATCTCCCAATGAGGATTAAACCTAAACTTGTGAGGATCATCATCCAGGACAATGAATAAATCGTTTTTACAATTCCCGACGATCGTCCCTTTTCTTCCCTGCGCTTCGACACGCATTCCACGTTTTGCGAATGGGATTCTTCTAAAATTACACATCTTCCGGAATGGTTCTTCCTTACCAAATAGGGTTGCTATATCAACTACACCTTTATATTCACAAGTGATAAATGGCTCAAACTGTTCGAACGGCATATTGATAAAACCTTGCTTTTTAATTTGTTTGTAAAAATGATATTTCGCCATCTTTTCATTTTCTTTTACTACAATGTGATTACAACGCCAGTGAGGGAAGACTGTTGAAATATGATATTTATATGTAGATTTCATCGTTCTCCCTCCTGGCTAACTAATGAGACTTTAGACCATTCAAGAATTGGACTTTCTTCCACTCTTTTCTCTGGCTCCAATAAGAATCGCGCGGATTCATTACAATTTGTACATGTAACTTGAATTTCTTTTTCTGTTGTTTGAACCATAATGCCCTGGATTCCGTTATCCTTTGTAGTAATGATAGGAAGTACTGCAGCATTCCCCATTTCTTGTTCCGCTCTATTTAGTTCCGCCGCTACATTCATTCCACAATTACATAAGATTTCAAATTTCATGATTCCATTCTCCTTTAATCGTTTTATGATCGTTATAACGAGTAAGACCGCCAATTCTAGGTCGTCCAATTCCCACAACTGGCGGTCCTTTGTCCTATAACACTCTAAAGTTATTAACTTTCCAATCAATTTTTCTCTACACAATATGTTCTTTCACCTTTTAAATTCCCAATATTCCAAAAATGTTGAATGCACTCTTCACCAGTTCACCCTACAGCATCTTCTGCACAGAATATTAATTCCAAATCCTGCGGGCTCACTTCGTATTTTTCATTCATATTATTTACATACACAGTTACGACTCCGGTATCTCTATCTTGATGACATACAGTTAAAACTCGACTATCATCACTAACGAAGTCACCTGAGTGAAATTCATTTTTTCTTCTCTTTTTCTTTGCGAAAACTCTGCGGCGCTCTTCCCAGTATTTCTCTTTTTCTGTAGCTAGACGGCACTGATCTGCATATTGCCATCCTTTATCACCTATACCTGCTATGTCACAATTTCCCCATACACCTAGAATTTTAATACGGCCATTCTTTGTATCGACTTCCATCGCTTTCACTTCAGCAAACATTGTGTAATCTTTGCATTCAAATACTACCCAATCACCTAGTTCAAATGGTGTTTTAATAAACTTTGGTACTGGTACAATTACTGCTACAATTTTCATCTTTAACCCTCCAAATATTTAGTTACATATTGCGGTTTAAATCCGCTATCAAAATAGATTCGTAACGGCTGCGGTTCCTGCGATTCCCTTGCAGCTTTGCAAATCTCTTCTGCTTCGTCCCAAAAGAAACATTTATCCTGTGCTCGTCTATACCGCCATAACGCTGTTACATAGTCGATATACATATCAAAGTGATTATCCTGCTTTACAGAGCGTGGCAGTTCATCTGCGCTCCATACATCACACGGAATAATCGCAAGCACATCTGCAAATCCTACGCGTCCTGGCAAGTGCTTCGCATGAGCATTTCTTATATCAAACGGCTGCGCCTGTTCCCTAGAATCTATAACTTTTTTGTTTTTTATTGCTGCAGTTGTATTTGTGAGATCATCCAGCAAGAATGTCAGTTGTTCCGTCATCGTGAACACCTTCTTCTAACTGCAACGTGTATACAAGTCCTCTATCTAGTAGCGCACCAATTACTGCATTCATCCATAAATGGGTGCCAATCTTTTTTTGTAAGTATTGTAGAATTGATACAATTTCACTTGTAGAAAGTGATACAAATTCACCTAGCTTTTCTTGATTGAATTTCCCTCCACGTTTTTCAATTACAAAAGCTAGTTCTTTTTCCTTCGCGTATCTCTCCGCTTTCATTAAATCAAAGTCCCTTACTTTATCCATACCGTACCCTTTAATAAGCAGCTTTAACATATCTTGAATCACGTTAGTCTCAACTACTTTTAATTTAAGCTCCATTTCACCACGACAAGACTTACAAAGCGTTTTCTCGCATCCCTCAATGTACATATTTTTCACATCAGCAGTTGGGATTACTGCACTACAGATATCACACCATTCACTATTGTCGTACAACAAATCATTCATTACTTTCAGCTCCCTACTTTATAGTTTTTATTCTTAAATTTAATAATCTTTATATTTTTATAAATACACATAATTTGGCCGCTAGCGTATTTACTGTGTTATAATTGCAAATGTAAATTTATTTTTAAATCCAAATCTATATCTACCTTTAACTTTTTTGAGTATCCATCAATGCGATGGATCTTTTTTTATGCGTTTTTTCTTATTTTCTCTACTACTTTGGGATTACCGCCTAGCGATTCCAGGCGATCCGCTACTTCAAGAACATTTTTTTGTTCTTCGTTTCTAATATATTTATCTTTTTTCTGTTTTTGCCTGTACAGTTCAATTAGTTCTTTTTCAACTGCTGCAGCTTCTTCTTTTTGTTTATTGCTTAACTCCATTAATTCCAATGAAGCTGTTACCTCATGATTATTCATCGCTCTATTACTCTGTTGTTCTAACATTTTTTGATTCTTCATATATTCACGTAGCTGACTCTCTAAAGCCCTAGCTCTTCGTATATGCTCCGGAAGTACCCTATCGGCTAATCCCACCTAATTCACCTCAATTCCAGCCACACCGTTTAAGGGTGCAGCTGAAAGTTATATAAATTGCTATTAAGCAATGATAAATACTTTTTTGTTTTCAATTTCGTCTGCTAGTTTCTCAACTAAATAGTTTTTGATGTTTTCAATCGCTTTTAATTTCCAAGCACCACCATCAGCTTCAAACAATGCACATTTAGGGCCGCTCTGCATTCTGAATACAAATGGACTTTCTGGCTGTTCAACTTCAACGAAAGTACGGTACGGCTGTAACGTCACTGGATTTGGCACTGCTGCATTCACTCTTGAAGCACCCGTTTGCACAACTGCAGTTTGCGAAACACCATCATCTTTATATGTATTAATTGTTTCGTCTCTCACATTACCCACGACTTTCAGCATTGCTTCGCAATCATCGTTCCTAACAAATGCAGACTGCAAGCTGATATTAAAGTTTTCTGGATCATGAAATCTCTCAAAAGAAAATTGCGGTGTAAGAGCTTTAGCTTCCATAAAGATACTACGGTTATAATCATCATTTACTTTCGTGAAGCATGAAACATTTTTAGGATTCTCAACATGAATCATTAAAGGATGGTCCCCATCAAACTCTGATTTGATATAATCTACTAAACCAGAAAGACTATTGACTATAATCCCTGCTGCTGTTGGTTCCTTTACCGCATATAATGGTTGAGTGGAATATGGGCGATCATTAACCTTTTCAATTCTTACTCCTGCTGTTTCTAATAAGTACTCCATTGCTTGTTTAATCATTTTTATATTTCCCCTTTACGATTTATTAGTTTGTTTTTGTTTTACGAAAATCTACTACTCCATTTTCGGTAGGAAGTTCCTCCGTTTTAACTTTTTCGCCTACATCGTTAGCAATATCACCCTCCATGTCCATGTAGTACTGCCCCTTTATACCAGAGGCCAGTTCTTGGCCAACAACTTGTCCGTCATGATCACGGCCCATAAGGATTTTTGATCCTACTTCTATAGTTGGTGCTAACTTAGATTTTGCTTGCACCTGGCAATCCCAAACTTCACGTTTTTTATCGCCAGTAATCGAAAGAGTTAATGTAATTGTTCGCGGTTTCTTTGGATCCGTATTAGGGTCTGCCATATTTTCTAAAACTCTTTCGAATTCCGCATCAAACCTTTCTGCGACTGCACCATCTGCGAAACTATTTAAATCTATTGCCATTTATAAAACCTCCCATTTGTACTTATATAAGTCCTGGTCTCCAGGCTTTCAAATACGTTAACGCTTCTTCAAAATCTTTTTCTTTCGTATCACGATAACTTGGAACTACAAAAGCCATTTTGAAATCCTTCCAGGCTCTACTATGTAAAATTCTTTTATCTTCAAATGCTTGGCGAATTTTCGGCTCTTCTCCCCAAAGCTTTTCGACTCGACGCAATTTCGCGTTCAGCAACGTCGTTTGTTGATAACTATCGATTGTCATCTTTTCATTTAACTTGTTTTCAATTGTTTCTAATCGTTCATCTTGCTTCATCATTTCAGATGTAATCGTGTTAATCATTTTCAAAGGCGACATTTGTTTTTGAATGTGTTCCTTCATCCGTTTAAATTCTTGGATAAATTTAATTTTCATTTGTACAGCTTCTTTGGTGTTATAACTCATAACAACTAATGTAAAAGCTTCTTCTGTTAAATTGTATTTAAGATATTCTTTCCCTCGAGTTCTGTATTTTGACTCCTGAAAATTTAGGAGCGAAAATTCTTCTCCGGCATAATCAATTTGA is a window from the Bacillus thuringiensis genome containing:
- a CDS encoding dUTP diphosphatase → MRHTTNLYVITPEETQQTFDITELFKMQKELDKRIGYKGNDKLDMLFRGLMVEIGEAWNETRAFKMWSTGFGTPKDGLLEELVDGFHFLMNIVIELDRHTLKRKLVSGFSKQYIMKKNVLNVNRLFEWYMQDILSAKRAWCEFRNLSVALTHLHKAFGIFFRLCYLYGYKFEDVVQAYKEKNKENFERQASGY
- a CDS encoding DNA adenine methylase → MARSPLIWFGGKGKYAEHIINKMPAHKVYVEPFGGAAHVISQKPPIGHEVYNDIDGNVVNFLLVARSKPKELQKACESLPYSRQLYESWKKEHLPRDPFEKAVRWFYLNRSGISKGNADEVPQTGWRNSTKSNQNPARGYFGACSIIESFAKRMQGTMIEQLDFRSIIEKYDSKETLFYVDPPYIGREKFYAGGFSKQDHIDLASLLNKVNGKVILSYYDDPLLHELYPNWERETFKAHKQVVGGSGVVCESEEILFMNFRTEQMSLFN
- a CDS encoding zinc-finger domain-containing protein, whose product is MEQTKGIDKRTVRIKIINLQDQHCNGCEHLYKPSYCLHNCVIGKQINKLGTALGGTYVADQPKRRTKAEWDVLCEKTLIMQEMGMTNVQIAKELGIRDPSYISEQLKKRNLR
- a CDS encoding Rha family transcriptional regulator, encoding MSGLQAISPLDNQLVFVERNVIVTDSLTIAKMFDKRHDNVIADIRTQIDYAGEEFSLLNFQESKYRTRGKEYLKYNLTEEAFTLVVMSYNTKEAVQMKIKFIQEFKRMKEHIQKQMSPLKMINTITSEMMKQDERLETIENKLNEKMTIDSYQQTTLLNAKLRRVEKLWGEEPKIRQAFEDKRILHSRAWKDFKMAFVVPSYRDTKEKDFEEALTYLKAWRPGLI
- a CDS encoding Holliday junction resolvase RecU — protein: MGYGNRGMAFEHLLNITCRMYKSANVGIFNKRPTPVKVIKTNKKGEITKSAWGSKSTVDYDGVYKGRAVYFEAKSTKETKRFPLDSISRHQIDYLNDTQAHGSICFFLIEFRTDHIIYFVPVSLVAEYYEAMLYDGGRKSIPREEFEQHAYVVERTDRALVDYLVHVDKLDWPLCS